A section of the Acidobacterium capsulatum ATCC 51196 genome encodes:
- a CDS encoding NADP-dependent isocitrate dehydrogenase: protein MQASYNGVSLPEGGQPITYSGGKYTVPDHPIIPFIEGDGTGRDIWRASQRVFDAAVHKAYGGQRSVKWFEIFAGEKAFREFKTWLPDDSVKAATDLRVSIKGPLTTPVGGGIRSLNVALRQIMDLYACVRPVKYYAGVPSPVKHPEKLDVVIFRENTEDVYAGIEFKQGTPEAKKLIDFLNDEMLKGGKKKVRSDSGVGIKPISITGTKRLVRYAIQYAIENGRRSVTLVHKGNIQKFTEGAFREWGYEVAVEEFREHVVTERESWILGNAEANPGLTVEQNAAMIEPGLEFGSEDFRKDLYAEIKGVLDSIGQSHGAGKWKQKILINDRIADSIFQQVIIRPDEYDILACPNLNGDYISDACAAQVGGLGIAPGANIGDGYAVFEATHGTAPKYADKDVINPGSVMLSGVMMFEFLGWKEAARLIESAMEKTIQQKHVTYDFERQMPGATKVKTSEFATKMIENM, encoded by the coding sequence ATGCAGGCGAGCTACAACGGAGTGTCGTTGCCAGAGGGCGGCCAGCCCATCACCTATTCCGGCGGGAAGTATACGGTTCCCGATCATCCCATCATTCCTTTTATCGAGGGCGACGGCACCGGGCGCGACATCTGGCGGGCCTCGCAGCGCGTCTTTGATGCTGCGGTGCACAAGGCTTACGGCGGCCAGCGCTCAGTGAAGTGGTTTGAGATCTTTGCCGGCGAAAAGGCTTTTCGCGAATTCAAAACCTGGCTGCCCGATGACTCCGTAAAGGCCGCGACCGATCTGCGCGTGAGCATCAAGGGCCCGCTCACCACGCCGGTGGGCGGAGGCATTCGCTCGCTCAACGTGGCGCTGCGGCAGATCATGGACCTTTACGCCTGCGTGCGCCCCGTGAAGTACTACGCCGGCGTGCCCAGCCCGGTCAAGCACCCTGAGAAGCTCGACGTAGTGATCTTCCGCGAGAACACTGAGGATGTGTACGCGGGCATCGAGTTCAAGCAGGGAACGCCGGAAGCGAAAAAGCTCATCGACTTTTTGAACGATGAAATGCTCAAGGGCGGCAAGAAGAAGGTCCGCTCTGACTCCGGCGTCGGCATCAAGCCCATCTCCATCACCGGCACCAAGCGGCTCGTGCGCTACGCCATTCAATACGCCATTGAGAATGGCCGCCGCTCCGTCACGCTGGTGCACAAGGGCAACATTCAAAAGTTCACCGAGGGCGCATTTCGCGAGTGGGGCTACGAGGTCGCGGTGGAGGAGTTTCGCGAGCACGTCGTGACCGAGCGCGAGAGCTGGATTCTTGGCAATGCCGAGGCCAACCCCGGCCTCACCGTCGAGCAGAATGCCGCCATGATTGAGCCGGGCCTCGAGTTCGGCTCAGAAGACTTCCGCAAAGACCTCTATGCCGAAATCAAGGGCGTGCTCGACAGCATCGGGCAGTCGCACGGGGCGGGGAAGTGGAAGCAGAAGATTCTCATCAACGACCGCATCGCCGACTCCATCTTTCAGCAGGTCATCATCCGGCCCGACGAATATGACATTCTGGCGTGCCCCAACCTCAACGGCGACTACATCTCCGACGCCTGCGCGGCGCAGGTGGGCGGCCTCGGCATCGCTCCCGGCGCGAACATTGGCGACGGCTACGCGGTCTTTGAGGCCACGCACGGCACCGCGCCCAAGTATGCGGACAAGGACGTCATCAACCCCGGCTCGGTGATGCTTTCCGGAGTCATGATGTTTGAGTTTCTCGGCTGGAAGGAAGCGGCCAGGCTCATCGAGTCCGCCATGGAAAAAACCATCCAGCAGAAGCACGTCACCTATGATTTTGAGCGCCAGATGCCCGGCGCCACCAAGGTCAAGACGAGCGAATTCGCGACGAAGATGATCGAGAACATGTGA
- the mdh gene encoding malate dehydrogenase — translation MRKKVTIVGAGNVGATAAHWIAAKELADVVLIDVVEGIPQGKGLDLLEAMPIEKRDSHITGTNDYADTANSDIVVITAGIPRKPGMSRDDLLATNYKIMSDVVGKVVAVSPNCIIIVVSNPLDAMAQAAFRQAKFPRNRVIGMAGVLDSARFRTFIAEELKVSVENVTAFVLGGHGDTMVPLPRFSTVAGIPITELMPAERIEALVQRTRDGGAEIVKHLKTGSAYYAPSAAAVEMVEAILKDKKKILPCAVYLEGEYGIDGYFVGVPCKLGKGGLEQIVEIKLTKEEDAALKKSAEAVKELCAVIGV, via the coding sequence ATGCGAAAGAAAGTCACCATTGTAGGCGCGGGCAACGTGGGCGCCACGGCCGCTCACTGGATCGCCGCCAAGGAACTCGCCGACGTCGTACTGATCGACGTGGTCGAGGGCATTCCCCAGGGCAAGGGCCTTGACCTGCTCGAAGCCATGCCGATCGAGAAGCGCGACAGCCACATCACCGGCACCAACGACTACGCTGACACGGCGAACTCTGACATCGTGGTGATCACGGCAGGCATTCCGCGCAAGCCCGGCATGAGCCGCGACGATTTGCTCGCGACCAACTACAAGATCATGTCCGACGTGGTCGGCAAGGTCGTCGCCGTTTCGCCGAACTGCATCATCATCGTCGTCTCCAATCCGCTTGATGCGATGGCGCAGGCCGCCTTCCGCCAGGCGAAGTTCCCGCGCAACCGCGTCATCGGCATGGCCGGCGTGCTGGATTCGGCGCGCTTCCGCACCTTCATCGCCGAGGAGCTGAAGGTTTCGGTTGAGAACGTCACGGCCTTCGTGCTCGGTGGTCATGGAGACACCATGGTTCCGCTGCCGCGCTTTTCCACCGTGGCCGGCATTCCCATCACTGAACTGATGCCGGCTGAGCGCATTGAGGCGCTCGTGCAGCGCACCCGCGACGGCGGTGCTGAGATTGTGAAGCACCTCAAGACCGGCAGCGCCTACTACGCTCCTTCGGCAGCCGCCGTCGAGATGGTCGAGGCGATTCTCAAGGACAAGAAAAAGATTCTGCCCTGCGCCGTCTATCTTGAAGGCGAGTACGGCATTGACGGCTACTTTGTCGGCGTGCCCTGCAAGCTCGGCAAGGGCGGCCTGGAGCAGATCGTCGAGATCAAGCTCACCAAGGAAGAAGATGCCGCTCTCAAGAAGAGCGCCGAAGCCGTCAAGGAACTCTGCGCCGTCATCGGCGTCTAG
- a CDS encoding type II toxin-antitoxin system VapC family toxin produces MRTAVDTNIISAIWTKESNLSEILEQLQASRHMGSLVICPVVYIELCAHPRATVEEVQTFLVDTGIAVDWELPKKIWDFAADAYSQYAIRRRQLGDGSPKRIPADFIIGAHATWMADRLLTLDKRRYRTDFPGLRIKEC; encoded by the coding sequence ATGAGAACGGCGGTCGATACAAACATCATCTCTGCCATCTGGACGAAAGAATCGAATCTCTCCGAAATCCTCGAACAATTGCAGGCATCGCGGCACATGGGCAGCCTGGTCATTTGCCCGGTTGTCTACATCGAGTTGTGTGCCCATCCACGCGCAACAGTGGAAGAGGTGCAGACCTTTCTCGTCGATACCGGCATTGCGGTGGACTGGGAGCTTCCAAAGAAAATCTGGGACTTTGCAGCCGATGCGTACTCTCAATACGCCATCCGCCGCCGTCAATTGGGCGATGGATCTCCCAAGCGCATCCCTGCTGATTTCATCATCGGCGCTCATGCCACCTGGATGGCGGACCGCCTGCTCACGCTTGATAAACGCCGCTACCGAACGGACTTCCCCGGCCTGCGCATCAAAGAGTGCTAA
- a CDS encoding AbrB/MazE/SpoVT family DNA-binding domain-containing protein encodes MALTSTVSSKGQVTIPREIRTRLGLKEGDRVEFVVEDDKTVLKPAQDEENPFRAWVGAFPAFKNREEINAWIGEMRDEDPEVK; translated from the coding sequence ATGGCACTCACCAGCACGGTCAGCAGCAAGGGACAGGTCACCATTCCCCGGGAGATTCGGACTCGCCTGGGACTCAAAGAGGGCGATCGCGTCGAGTTTGTGGTGGAAGACGACAAGACGGTGCTCAAGCCGGCGCAGGATGAAGAGAATCCCTTCAGGGCTTGGGTTGGCGCTTTTCCTGCGTTCAAGAACCGCGAGGAAATCAATGCCTGGATCGGCGAGATGCGCGACGAAGACCCCGAGGTCAAATGA
- a CDS encoding PepSY domain-containing protein, giving the protein MKIQFNTLATASLALALAAGVSYAQEVHIPFSQLPPAVQQAVQQQKSHGATVRGYVSDRENGRTEYEVETIRHGMTRDISIDAAGHVLEVEQQVPLSQVPAAAKAAIQKGAAGGHLIRVEKVTSSMSSEVAYEAGIRAHGRYHEVRVHPDGSPAPESD; this is encoded by the coding sequence ATGAAAATCCAGTTCAACACTCTCGCGACCGCATCTTTGGCGCTTGCCCTGGCAGCCGGTGTTTCTTACGCGCAGGAAGTCCACATTCCCTTCAGCCAATTGCCCCCGGCCGTGCAGCAGGCGGTCCAGCAGCAGAAGAGCCACGGCGCGACCGTGCGCGGCTACGTCAGCGACCGCGAAAATGGCCGCACCGAATACGAGGTCGAGACCATCCGCCACGGCATGACCCGCGACATCTCCATTGACGCCGCCGGGCATGTGCTCGAAGTCGAGCAGCAGGTTCCGCTCTCGCAGGTGCCGGCTGCCGCCAAAGCGGCTATCCAGAAGGGCGCTGCGGGCGGGCACCTGATCCGCGTGGAGAAGGTCACCAGCAGCATGTCCTCAGAGGTCGCCTATGAGGCGGGCATTCGCGCGCATGGCCGCTACCATGAGGTACGCGTGCATCCCGACGGTTCGCCCGCGCCTGAGTCTGACTGA
- a CDS encoding peptidylprolyl isomerase translates to MSRTSGTYAVFNTSEGTVVCRLFEKDAPKTVANFVELAEGTREWTHPITREKGKTKLYDGTIFHRVIPDFMIQGGDPAGTGMGGPGYKFEDETKGSPHGFTAKGKLAMANAGPNTNGSQFFITVAPTEWLTGRHTIFGEVVEGQDVVDKISKVARNGMDKPHKDVVIESLVIERV, encoded by the coding sequence ATGTCACGTACATCTGGAACTTACGCCGTCTTCAATACCAGCGAAGGCACCGTCGTCTGCCGCCTCTTTGAGAAGGACGCCCCCAAGACTGTCGCCAACTTTGTGGAGCTGGCCGAAGGCACCCGCGAATGGACCCACCCCATCACCAGGGAGAAGGGCAAGACGAAGCTCTATGATGGCACCATCTTCCATCGCGTGATTCCTGACTTCATGATTCAGGGCGGCGACCCGGCCGGCACCGGCATGGGTGGCCCGGGCTACAAGTTTGAGGACGAAACCAAGGGCTCGCCGCACGGCTTTACCGCCAAGGGCAAGCTGGCCATGGCCAATGCCGGGCCCAACACCAATGGATCGCAGTTCTTCATCACCGTGGCCCCGACCGAGTGGCTGACCGGCCGCCACACCATCTTTGGCGAAGTGGTCGAAGGGCAGGATGTGGTGGACAAGATCTCCAAGGTCGCCCGCAACGGCATGGACAAGCCGCACAAGGATGTGGTGATTGAGTCGCTGGTGATCGAGCGGGTCTAA
- a CDS encoding peptidylprolyl isomerase: MNRIPRYTLLAVASLVLSASVYAQQTPASTNSQTDQQNQATQSSQQSTTPAGGNSSSLPDSPGVQAPGAEPAAPPSPQPTGPTAVFDTSMGRMTCRLFSKLAPKTAANFVGLATGTKDWTNPATGKVEHGKPFYDGTIFHRVIPGFMVQGGDPLGTGMGGPGYQFDDELNPNLNFDVPGRLAMANAGPNTNGSQFFITVAPQPQLDQHYSIFGQCTPGSVLVAETIADVPRDERNKPLEPVTLDKVTIVPAGQPVPPPPAADSTPSAPAPQPQNSNPQL; this comes from the coding sequence ATGAATCGAATCCCTCGTTATACGCTGCTTGCCGTTGCGTCGCTGGTGCTGAGCGCCTCTGTGTATGCCCAGCAGACGCCTGCCTCCACCAACAGCCAGACGGACCAACAGAATCAGGCGACGCAAAGCTCGCAGCAGAGCACGACGCCCGCCGGCGGCAATTCGTCTTCGCTGCCCGACTCGCCCGGTGTGCAAGCGCCCGGAGCGGAACCGGCTGCGCCGCCCTCGCCTCAGCCCACCGGACCCACGGCAGTGTTTGACACGAGCATGGGCCGCATGACCTGCCGGCTCTTCAGCAAGCTGGCTCCAAAAACGGCCGCCAACTTTGTGGGTCTCGCGACGGGCACGAAGGACTGGACCAATCCCGCGACCGGAAAGGTAGAGCATGGCAAGCCGTTTTATGACGGCACCATTTTTCACCGGGTGATTCCGGGCTTCATGGTGCAGGGCGGCGACCCGCTCGGCACGGGCATGGGCGGCCCGGGCTACCAGTTTGACGATGAGCTGAACCCCAACCTCAACTTTGACGTGCCGGGCCGGCTGGCCATGGCCAATGCCGGGCCCAACACCAATGGCTCGCAATTTTTCATCACGGTGGCCCCACAGCCGCAGCTCGATCAGCACTACTCCATCTTTGGGCAGTGCACGCCGGGCAGCGTGCTGGTGGCCGAGACCATCGCCGATGTGCCGCGCGACGAGCGCAACAAGCCGCTGGAGCCGGTGACACTGGACAAGGTGACGATAGTCCCTGCCGGGCAACCGGTTCCGCCGCCGCCCGCCGCCGACAGCACCCCCTCGGCTCCTGCGCCGCAGCCTCAGAATTCCAACCCGCAACTCTGA
- a CDS encoding EAL domain-containing protein, which produces MPCTEADLRRALENEEFYPVFQPMVEIRTGQLAGFEVLARWNCQGQEISPEVFVPAIEYAGLISPMTQVLTRKVFACAALQQSRALLSLNISARQLLDPDMPRRVERLASEFQFPLHRLTLELTESALLDNLDRAAAVAHDLKSLGCRLALDDFGTGYSSLRHVHALPLDEIKVDRSFVESMAVRRESRAIVASVVGLGQGLKLLTVAEGVETQEQAEMLFWMGCDLGQGWFYGHPVPADELPDLLDRRIWPLAVSVQPIEGASHISLEAIAPHRMAQLQAIYDGAPVGLCFLNQEMRYVSLNRRLAEMNGAPVAAHIGRTVEDVIPEVFAQVEPYIRRALAGEPMSGVEFKKPGVGKDGADQILVGSYRPVRESNGDVVGVSAAITDMTLYKRTEQALLESETHFRHMLQLGPHVPWVVNAQGGVVEASSRWEEITGQPVPAALGDGWMRMLHPDDIAPTRAAIDASLKSGHPIDIEYRVRDLKGAWRRMRSRGSPRFGDEGHVQGIYGVVEDIEEHRKMSEELQRCHAELRAALNSAPMGMILADGSDGAITLVNRRAQQIFGTGAFPGQKFTQYLRMQVRDVDGQLLKLEKYPLAKVIQHGQPTEPRTYLLRQPDGIMAQIVISARPIYSDAGELIGGMMVVREPGLPDDKEAEEMSTLYEG; this is translated from the coding sequence ATGCCTTGCACCGAAGCAGATCTGCGGCGTGCTTTGGAAAACGAAGAGTTCTACCCCGTATTTCAACCCATGGTTGAGATTCGCACGGGGCAGCTTGCGGGCTTTGAAGTTCTCGCTCGATGGAATTGCCAGGGGCAGGAGATTTCTCCTGAGGTCTTTGTTCCTGCCATTGAGTACGCCGGGCTCATCAGCCCCATGACGCAGGTCCTCACGCGTAAGGTCTTCGCCTGCGCGGCGCTCCAGCAATCGCGCGCGCTGCTCTCGCTCAATATCTCAGCCCGGCAATTGCTTGATCCTGACATGCCGCGCCGCGTCGAGCGTCTGGCCAGCGAATTTCAGTTTCCGCTGCATCGCCTGACGCTCGAGCTCACCGAGAGCGCCCTGCTTGACAATCTGGATCGCGCCGCCGCCGTGGCGCATGATCTCAAGAGCCTCGGCTGCCGCCTCGCGCTCGATGATTTCGGCACCGGCTACTCCAGCCTGCGCCATGTGCATGCACTACCGCTTGATGAAATCAAGGTAGACCGCAGCTTTGTCGAGAGCATGGCGGTGCGGCGTGAGAGCCGCGCCATTGTCGCCTCTGTGGTGGGGCTGGGGCAGGGCCTCAAGCTGCTCACTGTGGCCGAGGGCGTCGAAACGCAGGAGCAGGCCGAGATGCTCTTCTGGATGGGCTGCGATCTCGGGCAGGGGTGGTTCTACGGGCATCCAGTTCCCGCCGATGAATTGCCAGATCTGCTCGACCGCCGCATCTGGCCGCTGGCCGTCTCGGTGCAGCCCATCGAGGGCGCATCGCATATCAGCCTGGAAGCTATCGCTCCGCACCGCATGGCACAGTTGCAGGCCATCTACGACGGTGCGCCGGTGGGGCTTTGCTTTCTCAATCAGGAGATGCGCTACGTCAGCCTCAATCGCCGCCTCGCCGAGATGAACGGCGCTCCCGTCGCGGCTCACATCGGGCGCACGGTCGAGGACGTAATCCCCGAGGTCTTTGCGCAGGTGGAGCCTTACATTCGCCGGGCGCTGGCGGGCGAGCCCATGAGCGGCGTGGAGTTCAAAAAGCCTGGAGTGGGCAAAGATGGTGCCGACCAGATTCTTGTGGGTTCGTATCGGCCGGTGCGCGAGAGCAATGGAGATGTGGTGGGTGTCTCGGCCGCCATCACCGACATGACGCTGTACAAGCGCACCGAGCAGGCGCTGCTGGAAAGCGAGACACACTTCCGCCACATGCTGCAACTCGGGCCGCACGTGCCCTGGGTCGTGAATGCGCAGGGCGGCGTGGTCGAGGCCAGCTCCCGCTGGGAAGAGATCACCGGCCAGCCCGTGCCGGCCGCCCTCGGCGATGGCTGGATGCGGATGCTGCATCCGGACGACATAGCACCCACGCGGGCCGCCATCGACGCGTCACTCAAGAGCGGGCATCCCATCGATATTGAGTACCGCGTGCGCGACCTTAAGGGAGCGTGGCGGCGCATGCGCTCCCGTGGATCGCCGCGCTTCGGTGACGAGGGTCACGTGCAGGGCATCTATGGCGTTGTTGAAGACATTGAAGAGCACCGCAAAATGTCAGAGGAACTACAGCGCTGCCACGCCGAGTTGCGCGCGGCTCTCAACTCCGCGCCGATGGGCATGATTCTGGCCGATGGCAGCGATGGCGCCATCACGCTCGTCAATCGCCGGGCCCAGCAGATCTTCGGCACAGGAGCCTTTCCCGGCCAGAAGTTCACACAATACCTGCGCATGCAGGTGCGCGACGTGGACGGGCAGCTGCTCAAGCTGGAAAAATATCCGCTCGCCAAGGTTATTCAGCACGGCCAGCCCACTGAGCCTCGCACCTATCTGCTGCGCCAGCCCGACGGCATCATGGCGCAGATCGTCATTTCGGCGCGCCCCATTTATTCCGATGCAGGCGAGCTCATCGGCGGCATGATGGTCGTGCGCGAGCCCGGCCTGCCCGATGACAAGGAGGCCGAAGAGATGAGCACGCTGTATGAGGGATAG
- a CDS encoding DUF4440 domain-containing protein, with protein MEESLLQSAVRKNAAKVAELLAEDFREFGSSGRVFSKAEILAALQSEDTDHNWSLDDFAATQLSESLVLVTYRATRTSDDSPPAQSLRSSLWALRNGRWQMIFHQGTRIPPF; from the coding sequence TTGGAAGAAAGCCTTCTGCAATCCGCCGTGCGCAAGAATGCGGCAAAGGTCGCAGAACTGCTTGCGGAAGACTTCCGCGAGTTCGGCAGCTCGGGCCGCGTTTTCTCAAAGGCAGAAATCCTCGCCGCGCTGCAAAGCGAAGATACAGATCATAACTGGTCGCTGGATGATTTTGCGGCCACGCAGCTCTCCGAATCCCTCGTGCTCGTCACCTACCGCGCCACCCGGACAAGCGATGACTCGCCTCCCGCGCAGTCGTTGCGCAGTTCCTTATGGGCTTTGCGCAATGGCCGATGGCAAATGATCTTCCATCAAGGCACAAGAATCCCGCCCTTCTGA
- a CDS encoding FkbM family methyltransferase, which produces MKPISRMMAEYSQLYEILDPGDFAYLLLQTAHHAPEILKTHKLTALDAAMSRDLIVHYRKHDVAIPVAQIDGLLAGKNDNPTFGNVREMCGRDCYLAPMSLPASAGAVLDLGANRGLFGLLALVTMGAEFVVAVEPVAHYEPIQKLLIRANGFSPTCTVRYNRLIGSPAMERQNPSNYVSVNTVVKEQGIQGIGFAKIDIEGCEKDLFREPEWLALVDNLAMELHGHMAGDLSLIPRALTEYGFAYRSTGQSGEEAPLEKSMFLYASRTGSLHPRAVNVH; this is translated from the coding sequence ATGAAGCCCATATCGAGGATGATGGCCGAATACAGTCAACTCTACGAGATACTGGACCCCGGAGATTTCGCATATTTGCTCCTGCAAACCGCGCATCATGCGCCCGAGATATTAAAGACGCATAAGCTGACGGCTCTGGATGCTGCCATGAGTAGAGACTTGATTGTCCATTACCGGAAGCATGACGTGGCCATTCCCGTTGCGCAGATTGACGGACTGCTGGCAGGGAAGAACGACAACCCCACTTTTGGCAATGTGCGGGAAATGTGTGGGCGCGACTGTTACCTGGCTCCCATGAGTCTTCCCGCGTCTGCGGGAGCCGTGCTCGATTTGGGGGCCAACCGCGGATTATTTGGGCTGCTCGCACTTGTAACCATGGGTGCTGAGTTTGTTGTGGCAGTCGAACCTGTCGCGCATTATGAACCCATCCAGAAGTTGCTGATTCGCGCAAACGGATTTTCACCAACGTGCACCGTACGTTACAACCGGTTGATCGGCAGCCCGGCGATGGAGAGGCAGAATCCTTCAAATTATGTATCCGTGAATACTGTTGTGAAGGAACAGGGCATCCAGGGAATTGGATTTGCCAAAATCGATATTGAAGGTTGCGAAAAGGATCTGTTCAGAGAGCCGGAATGGCTGGCCCTGGTCGATAATCTCGCCATGGAGTTGCACGGCCATATGGCCGGGGACCTCTCCTTGATTCCGCGTGCCCTGACCGAGTATGGATTCGCGTACAGGAGCACCGGACAATCGGGAGAAGAGGCGCCACTCGAAAAGTCGATGTTCTTGTATGCATCGCGTACCGGATCACTTCATCCTCGCGCCGTGAATGTGCATTAG
- a CDS encoding succinate dehydrogenase/fumarate reductase iron-sulfur subunit codes for MKLTLKIWRQKSRDEKGRFVTYSLDDVNPEMSMLECLDVLNESLMQKGEEPVAFEHDCREGICGSCGFMINGIAHGPQRATTVCQLTMRHFKDGEELTIEPWRAAAFPSVKDLVVDRRALDRIIQAGGYISVSTGNAPDGNTIPVAKGIADRAMDAAACIGCGACVAACPNASASLFTGAKITHLGILPQGKPEQDRRALAMVAQMSVEPFGGCTNIGECTSACPKEIQQEVIATMNRDYRVANVRKRDDRIKVVEPTAGWSAKG; via the coding sequence ATGAAATTGACCCTGAAAATCTGGCGTCAGAAGAGCCGGGACGAAAAAGGCAGATTCGTCACCTACTCCCTGGACGATGTGAACCCGGAGATGTCGATGCTGGAATGCCTCGACGTGCTCAACGAATCGCTCATGCAGAAGGGCGAAGAGCCGGTGGCCTTTGAACATGACTGCCGCGAGGGCATCTGCGGCTCGTGCGGATTCATGATCAATGGCATCGCGCACGGTCCGCAGCGCGCCACCACGGTGTGCCAGCTCACCATGCGGCACTTCAAGGATGGCGAAGAGCTGACCATTGAGCCGTGGCGGGCGGCGGCCTTCCCTTCGGTGAAAGATCTGGTGGTGGATCGCCGGGCGCTCGACCGCATCATCCAGGCGGGCGGATATATCTCTGTCTCGACGGGCAATGCGCCGGATGGAAACACCATTCCTGTGGCCAAAGGCATCGCTGACCGCGCCATGGACGCCGCCGCCTGCATTGGCTGCGGTGCCTGCGTGGCTGCCTGCCCCAATGCCTCGGCGTCGCTGTTTACGGGCGCGAAGATTACTCACCTGGGCATTCTGCCGCAGGGCAAGCCCGAGCAGGATCGCCGCGCCCTCGCCATGGTGGCGCAGATGAGCGTGGAGCCGTTTGGCGGCTGCACGAACATTGGCGAATGCACCTCGGCCTGCCCCAAGGAGATTCAACAGGAAGTGATTGCCACCATGAACCGCGACTATCGCGTGGCCAACGTGCGCAAGCGCGATGACCGCATCAAGGTGGTGGAGCCGACGGCGGGATGGAGCGCGAAGGGCTGA